A genome region from Microbacterium profundi includes the following:
- a CDS encoding Pr6Pr family membrane protein: MNKWWPYARLAAAVLGLAAIIRQFSLAVGNALAAETPWASHIPTVVANFFSYFTILSNLIAAVVLIIAAIWMLRTRHSMAPEPAWLATLLLCASTYMIVTGIVYNLLLRNIAIAGISDVWTNETLHVIIPLFLLADVLFAPRRRALPWVAMLTAAAFPIVWAVYTLIRANFIIGPAHGNHYWYPYPFLDPNIQGGYGGVVGYIIGIAAAIIGVAALVIWMGRRRGIRSRGVRDPISESRAV; the protein is encoded by the coding sequence ATGAACAAGTGGTGGCCATACGCCCGTCTCGCAGCGGCCGTGCTCGGGCTCGCGGCGATCATCCGCCAGTTCTCGCTCGCGGTCGGGAATGCCCTCGCCGCTGAGACGCCATGGGCGAGTCACATACCGACCGTGGTGGCGAACTTCTTCAGCTATTTCACGATCCTGTCGAACCTCATCGCCGCTGTCGTGCTGATCATCGCGGCGATCTGGATGCTGCGCACGAGGCACAGCATGGCACCGGAGCCCGCGTGGCTGGCGACGCTGCTGCTGTGCGCGAGCACCTACATGATCGTGACGGGCATCGTCTACAACCTGCTGCTGCGCAACATCGCGATCGCCGGTATCTCGGATGTCTGGACCAACGAGACGCTGCACGTGATCATCCCGCTGTTCCTGCTCGCCGACGTGCTGTTCGCGCCGCGGCGCCGTGCACTGCCGTGGGTAGCCATGCTGACCGCCGCCGCCTTCCCCATCGTCTGGGCGGTGTACACGCTGATCAGGGCGAACTTCATCATCGGCCCCGCCCATGGCAACCACTACTGGTATCCGTACCCTTTCCTGGATCCGAACATCCAGGGCGGTTACGGCGGTGTGGTCGGCTACATCATCGGGATCGCCGCCGCGATCATCGGCGTGGCGGCCCTCGTCATCTGGATGGGACGCCGCCGCGGCATCCGCTCCCGCGGAGTGCGCGACCCGATCAGCGAGTCACGCGCGGTATAG
- a CDS encoding alpha/beta fold hydrolase, whose amino-acid sequence MTERYAIEHGPRTGESIILLHGGNVGNWMWEPQVDGLAGRHVITPDVVAFGSRSGERWPGLGGAADDLAAIIRERAIGGRAHVVGLSMGGVIGVHLAMRHPDVVRSCMVTGAAMTGVGGVERRLAELQLRSWHKRWFWSMQAAMFRIPADTRELFVSDGMGVDKDAATRMYREIFDGSMPDGRSGYTGPILAIAGGRESGSVAAAFPALAAAMPQTRTWTAPGMRHVWSIQDPELFTKTIMDFVDRDVVPV is encoded by the coding sequence ATGACCGAGAGATACGCGATAGAGCACGGCCCGCGCACTGGCGAGTCGATCATCCTGCTGCACGGGGGCAATGTCGGCAACTGGATGTGGGAGCCGCAGGTCGACGGTCTCGCCGGTCGTCATGTGATCACCCCGGATGTCGTGGCCTTCGGCTCGCGGTCAGGGGAGCGTTGGCCGGGGCTCGGCGGCGCAGCCGACGACCTCGCTGCGATCATCCGCGAGCGGGCGATCGGCGGCAGAGCGCACGTCGTCGGCCTGTCGATGGGCGGCGTGATCGGCGTGCATCTTGCCATGCGGCATCCGGATGTCGTCCGCTCCTGCATGGTGACCGGCGCGGCGATGACCGGGGTGGGCGGAGTCGAGCGTCGGCTGGCGGAGCTGCAGTTGCGTTCGTGGCACAAGCGCTGGTTCTGGAGCATGCAGGCGGCGATGTTCCGTATTCCGGCCGACACACGTGAGCTGTTCGTCTCCGACGGGATGGGCGTCGACAAGGATGCCGCGACGCGGATGTACCGCGAGATCTTCGACGGTTCGATGCCCGATGGCCGCTCCGGATACACCGGTCCGATCCTCGCGATCGCCGGCGGGAGGGAATCCGGGAGCGTGGCTGCGGCGTTTCCGGCGCTCGCGGCGGCGATGCCGCAGACGCGCACCTGGACGGCACCGGGGATGCGTCATGTGTGGAGCATCCAGGACCCGGAGCTGTTCACGAAGACGATCATGGATTTCGTCGACCGCGATGTCGTGCCGGTCTGA
- a CDS encoding PadR family transcriptional regulator — protein sequence MQLRHAILGLLDIAPQSGYDLGRAFAGSVAHFWHADQSQIYRTIDRLETDGAVATELIVQTGRPDRRVHELTDAGRAELRAWLHSPVEAPLPKEPFLARLFFAESLGVEGVLALLDERADAVRAEREQLAEIPRATQGLGAVLRTATLDAGLRAAEAELSWLADVRISVKKEMP from the coding sequence ATGCAACTGCGTCACGCCATTCTCGGCCTCCTCGACATCGCACCCCAGAGCGGCTACGACCTCGGCCGGGCATTCGCCGGGTCCGTTGCGCACTTCTGGCACGCCGACCAATCGCAGATCTATCGCACCATCGACCGGCTCGAGACCGACGGCGCCGTGGCGACCGAGCTGATCGTCCAGACCGGACGCCCCGATCGCCGCGTGCATGAGCTGACCGATGCCGGACGCGCAGAGCTGCGTGCCTGGTTGCACTCACCGGTCGAGGCGCCCTTGCCCAAGGAGCCGTTCCTGGCCCGGCTCTTCTTCGCCGAGTCGCTCGGCGTCGAGGGCGTACTCGCGCTGCTCGACGAACGGGCAGATGCCGTCCGTGCCGAACGCGAGCAGCTCGCCGAGATCCCGAGAGCGACGCAAGGACTCGGTGCCGTGCTGCGCACAGCGACCCTCGACGCGGGGCTGCGAGCGGCAGAAGCCGAGCTCTCGTGGCTCGCGGATGTGCGGATCTCAGTGAAGAAGGAAATGCCATGA
- a CDS encoding AAA family ATPase, producing the protein MTRAANVLKVVSDAYSAKMVGQERLRTSLLVSLIAGGHILLESVPGLAKTTAASTLADTVKASFKRIQCTPDLLPSDITGNQIYDAATGSFRTVLGPVHANFVLLDEINRSSAKTQSAMLEAMQEHQTTIGGEVHHLPKPFLVIATQNPIEQEGTYELPEAQMDRFLLKEIVEYPSPSDEFEILRRIDSGVLDPDRHVASAVSLEDVQLLQDVASRIYVDAAIRNYIVSIAYVTRNPGPYIGEDRARYIKYGASPRASIAFLQASRALALLNGRSHVLPEDIRTLRHVILRHRVLLTFEADAEGIRSEEIIDQIFAAVPTP; encoded by the coding sequence ATGACCCGCGCCGCGAACGTGCTGAAGGTCGTCTCCGACGCATACTCCGCGAAGATGGTCGGCCAGGAGCGACTGCGCACGAGCCTGTTGGTCTCGCTCATCGCCGGCGGCCACATCCTGCTCGAGTCGGTGCCCGGCCTCGCCAAGACGACCGCGGCATCCACCCTCGCCGACACCGTGAAGGCCAGCTTCAAACGCATCCAGTGCACACCCGACCTGCTCCCCAGCGATATCACCGGCAACCAGATCTACGACGCGGCGACCGGGTCGTTCCGCACAGTGCTGGGTCCGGTGCACGCGAACTTCGTACTGCTCGACGAGATCAACCGCTCCAGCGCCAAGACGCAGTCCGCCATGCTCGAGGCGATGCAGGAGCACCAGACGACGATCGGCGGCGAAGTGCACCACCTGCCCAAGCCGTTCCTCGTGATCGCGACGCAGAACCCGATCGAGCAGGAGGGTACCTACGAGCTCCCAGAGGCGCAGATGGACCGCTTCCTGCTCAAGGAGATCGTCGAGTACCCGAGCCCCTCCGACGAGTTCGAGATCCTGCGGCGCATCGACTCCGGCGTGCTCGACCCCGACCGGCACGTCGCCAGTGCCGTGTCGCTGGAAGACGTGCAGCTGCTGCAGGATGTCGCGAGTCGCATCTACGTCGACGCCGCGATCCGCAACTACATCGTCTCGATCGCCTACGTGACCCGAAACCCCGGCCCGTACATCGGCGAGGATCGCGCGCGCTACATCAAGTACGGCGCGAGCCCCCGTGCGAGCATCGCGTTCCTGCAGGCATCCCGCGCGCTGGCCCTGCTGAACGGCCGCTCGCACGTGCTCCCGGAAGACATCCGCACCCTCCGCCACGTCATCCTCCGCCACCGCGTGCTGCTCACGTTCGAGGCGGATGCCGAGGGCATCCGCAGCGAGGAGATCATCGACCAGATCTTCGCCGCCGTGCCGACGCCGTAG
- a CDS encoding DUF58 domain-containing protein: protein MASLITQVKSKLFIHSSQKSMHALDGAYASLLHGRSLDFEDLRKYEYGDQVRDIDWRATARLGTPLVKRHRANRMHTVLFVVDTGRSMTALAHDEKPKKDLAILATGALGILALRHGDDFSIVHGDAERVRRRAPGRSEGALEHALRTIDQATTEGRAPSDRDALLAYVARTIARRCIVVIITDDAPITDDTERMLRRLRVQHDVLWVTLRDADPVLPFERLRDPSSRQRADVNTRWAVPDFVHGDREVLGELIAQTQAETARLNELLDRLEISHTALETQDDAVPQLLRMLNRRADVRN, encoded by the coding sequence ATGGCCAGCCTGATCACACAGGTGAAGAGCAAGCTCTTCATCCACTCGTCGCAGAAGTCGATGCACGCGCTCGACGGCGCCTACGCGTCGCTGCTGCACGGGCGCAGCCTCGACTTCGAGGACCTGCGCAAGTACGAGTACGGCGATCAGGTGCGCGACATCGACTGGCGCGCCACCGCACGCCTGGGCACTCCACTCGTGAAGCGGCACCGCGCGAACCGGATGCACACCGTGCTGTTCGTCGTCGACACCGGGCGCTCGATGACGGCGCTCGCCCACGATGAGAAGCCCAAGAAGGACCTCGCGATCCTCGCCACCGGGGCTCTCGGCATCCTCGCCCTGCGCCATGGTGACGACTTCAGCATCGTCCACGGCGATGCGGAGCGCGTGCGCCGGCGGGCACCAGGGCGAAGCGAGGGCGCCCTCGAGCACGCCCTCCGCACGATCGACCAGGCGACCACCGAGGGCCGCGCGCCCAGCGATCGCGATGCTCTTCTCGCCTATGTCGCGCGCACGATCGCGCGCCGCTGCATCGTCGTGATCATCACCGACGACGCGCCGATCACCGATGACACCGAGCGGATGCTGCGCCGCCTGCGAGTGCAGCACGACGTGCTGTGGGTCACGCTCCGCGACGCGGACCCCGTGCTGCCCTTCGAGAGGCTCAGGGACCCGAGCTCACGGCAGCGCGCCGACGTGAACACCCGCTGGGCGGTTCCCGACTTCGTGCACGGCGACCGCGAGGTGCTCGGCGAACTCATCGCCCAGACGCAGGCGGAAACCGCGCGACTGAACGAGCTGCTCGATCGCCTCGAGATCAGCCACACCGCCCTCGAGACTCAGGATGACGCGGTGCCTCAGCTGCTGCGCATGCTGAACCGGAGGGCCGATGTCAGGAACTGA
- a CDS encoding VWA domain-containing protein — protein sequence MALANWWVIPIAVAVIVIAIGVGLLIGLRRNTRHREQQSAPIARAERLRALPSFQHAVRRRTIALVGVLTLGVLASVVGGIVAARPMSSETIQPVNTSRDIMLCLDVSGSMSEVDVEVLSVFEELLDGFEGERIGLTIFNSSPVQIFPLTDDYDFIRTHLQSIRESFDYMEEIPEHWIGTLNGPGASLIGDGLASCAMRFDHQDDERSRSIILATDNEVNGDSIVTLEEASNYAASAGVRVFALNPVQGVDTDISAELVAAAEATGGKAYGLRDTTTVSDIIKDVQEQEATELRGQAQVVWTDNPNPWIAVLLVAALGFVVLLWRVRL from the coding sequence ATGGCACTAGCGAACTGGTGGGTCATCCCCATCGCGGTCGCCGTCATCGTGATCGCGATCGGCGTCGGACTTCTCATCGGCCTGCGCCGGAATACCCGCCACCGCGAACAGCAGAGCGCCCCAATCGCACGGGCGGAGCGGCTGCGCGCACTGCCGTCGTTCCAGCATGCGGTGCGGCGCCGCACCATCGCTCTGGTCGGCGTGCTCACTCTGGGAGTTCTCGCCAGCGTGGTCGGTGGGATCGTCGCAGCGCGGCCGATGTCTTCGGAAACGATCCAACCGGTCAACACCAGCCGCGACATCATGCTCTGCCTCGACGTCTCGGGGTCGATGAGTGAGGTCGATGTCGAGGTGCTCAGCGTTTTCGAGGAGCTGCTCGACGGGTTCGAGGGCGAGCGCATCGGCCTGACGATCTTCAACAGCTCACCCGTGCAGATCTTCCCGCTGACGGATGACTACGACTTCATCCGCACGCATCTGCAGAGCATCAGGGAGAGCTTCGACTACATGGAGGAGATCCCTGAGCACTGGATCGGCACGCTCAACGGACCAGGCGCTTCGCTGATCGGCGACGGTCTCGCATCGTGCGCCATGCGCTTCGATCACCAGGATGACGAGCGCTCCCGCTCGATCATCCTCGCCACCGACAACGAGGTGAACGGCGATTCGATCGTGACTCTCGAGGAGGCGTCGAACTATGCGGCATCCGCCGGTGTGCGCGTCTTCGCGCTCAACCCGGTGCAGGGCGTCGACACCGACATCAGTGCGGAACTCGTCGCGGCCGCCGAGGCGACCGGCGGCAAGGCATACGGCCTGCGCGACACCACGACCGTCTCCGACATCATCAAGGACGTGCAGGAGCAGGAGGCCACAGAGCTGCGCGGTCAGGCGCAGGTCGTGTGGACCGACAACCCGAACCCATGGATCGCCGTGCTGCTGGTCGCGGCACTCGGCTTCGTGGTGCTGCTGTGGAGGGTCAGACTGTGA
- a CDS encoding vWA domain-containing protein: protein MIFQPVLNIFLLVLLFAPVAFVVVWMLVKAVRPQAGSADAGTGAPPVIWGLRLLMLLACFMMLLRPGIPGGATETLATDTDILIVVDTTASIVAEDWDGDGQRLDGVRADVQSIVDEYPGARFALISFDAAAELRLPLTTDATALISSLEVLRPEVTAQSRGSSIGIASAMVEETLEAAAEASPDRSRMVFYLGDGEQTVSTEPESFSASAEFTDGGAVLGYGTSEGGPMKVTSGSFAASEEGGDYIEYQGEQAMSVIDESNLQTIADDLGVPYQLRSADADIELPEAPTTTTNYTDPSTGSGIGGSVGNVIELYWIFALVMVLLLGVEIARATILIAQMRGLATRPEHPTPGSLSKTKRAAPGSLSERSETKRAERAPASRSVPPRDQQPGGDA, encoded by the coding sequence GTGATCTTCCAACCCGTACTCAACATCTTCCTGCTGGTGCTGCTGTTCGCACCGGTCGCCTTCGTCGTCGTCTGGATGCTGGTGAAGGCGGTGCGTCCTCAGGCCGGTTCAGCGGATGCCGGCACCGGCGCCCCACCGGTCATCTGGGGACTGCGACTGCTGATGCTGCTGGCCTGCTTCATGATGCTGCTGCGCCCCGGCATTCCAGGAGGCGCGACCGAGACCCTCGCAACAGACACCGACATCCTCATCGTCGTCGACACCACCGCGAGCATCGTGGCGGAGGACTGGGACGGCGACGGTCAGAGGCTCGACGGCGTACGCGCCGACGTGCAGTCGATCGTCGACGAGTACCCGGGGGCGCGCTTCGCGCTGATCAGCTTCGACGCGGCCGCCGAGCTGCGGCTCCCGCTGACCACCGATGCCACGGCACTGATCTCCTCGCTCGAGGTTCTGCGTCCCGAGGTCACCGCGCAGTCGCGGGGCAGCTCGATCGGCATCGCGAGTGCCATGGTCGAGGAGACACTGGAGGCGGCAGCCGAGGCGTCGCCCGACCGCTCGCGGATGGTGTTCTACCTGGGCGACGGCGAGCAGACCGTCAGCACCGAACCCGAGTCGTTCTCGGCGAGTGCCGAGTTCACCGACGGTGGGGCGGTGCTCGGCTACGGCACGAGCGAGGGCGGCCCGATGAAGGTCACCTCCGGGAGCTTCGCGGCATCCGAAGAGGGCGGCGACTACATCGAGTATCAGGGCGAGCAGGCGATGTCGGTGATCGACGAGAGCAACCTGCAGACGATCGCCGACGACCTCGGCGTGCCGTACCAGCTGCGCTCCGCCGACGCCGACATCGAGCTCCCGGAAGCGCCGACCACGACCACGAACTACACCGACCCTTCGACAGGCTCAGGGATCGGGGGGTCGGTCGGCAATGTCATCGAGCTGTATTGGATCTTCGCCCTCGTGATGGTGCTGCTGCTGGGTGTCGAGATCGCCCGCGCCACGATCCTCATCGCACAGATGCGCGGCCTCGCCACCCGGCCCGAGCACCCTACCCCCGGGTCGTTGAGCAAGACGAAACGCGCCGCCCCCGGGTCGTTGAGCGAGCGAAGCGAGACGAAACGCGCTGAGCGAGCGCCAGCGAGTCGAAGCGTCCCCCCGCGTGACCAGCAGCCCGGAGGTGACGCATGA
- a CDS encoding ZIP family metal transporter, with translation MIQAVLWGAVAAAPLFIGAVLALLRKWPPKWLGIVLGFGAGALMASIAFELWEEGLNLGGPIPLVVGVAAGALCYYVADRIVERRASASQGSAGGPLAVGALLDGIPEQLVLGIGLASGEGVSVALVIAIVVSNLPESIGSAADLLDGGMKRSRVLSLWAGVAVVCAIATIAGYALADAVSPEFRAGASGFAAGALLVMLVDSMVPDAQSKAKESTGLATVLGFALAAGLSLGA, from the coding sequence ATGATCCAGGCGGTGCTGTGGGGTGCGGTGGCGGCCGCGCCGCTGTTCATCGGCGCAGTGCTCGCGCTGCTGCGCAAGTGGCCGCCGAAATGGCTCGGTATCGTGCTCGGATTCGGCGCCGGAGCGCTGATGGCATCGATCGCCTTCGAGCTGTGGGAGGAGGGGCTGAACCTCGGCGGTCCCATTCCGCTCGTCGTCGGCGTCGCCGCCGGTGCCCTCTGCTACTACGTCGCCGACCGCATCGTCGAGCGCCGCGCCTCCGCTTCACAGGGGTCGGCCGGCGGCCCACTCGCGGTCGGCGCCCTGCTCGACGGCATCCCGGAACAACTCGTGCTCGGCATCGGACTGGCCTCCGGTGAAGGTGTCAGCGTCGCCCTCGTCATCGCGATCGTCGTCTCCAACCTGCCCGAGTCGATCGGCTCGGCCGCCGACCTGCTCGACGGCGGCATGAAGCGATCTCGTGTGCTGTCGCTGTGGGCAGGCGTCGCCGTCGTCTGCGCGATCGCGACGATCGCCGGCTACGCACTCGCGGATGCGGTGAGCCCCGAGTTCCGCGCCGGAGCCAGCGGCTTCGCTGCCGGAGCCCTGCTCGTCATGCTCGTCGACTCGATGGTGCCCGACGCGCAGTCCAAGGCGAAGGAGTCGACGGGCCTCGCCACCGTTCTCGGATTCGCGCTCGCCGCAGGGCTGTCGCTGGGGGCGTGA
- a CDS encoding AbrB/MazE/SpoVT family DNA-binding domain-containing protein, whose amino-acid sequence MKATMDKAGRIVIPAALRERLGMIPGPVDLIMDGTGIRIEVETHDNVVEKDGLLVITGGPTLTDDDIRELRLGNQR is encoded by the coding sequence ATGAAGGCAACCATGGATAAGGCAGGACGGATCGTGATCCCCGCAGCTCTGCGCGAGCGTCTTGGGATGATTCCCGGGCCAGTCGATCTGATCATGGACGGCACTGGTATCCGCATCGAGGTCGAGACGCACGACAACGTCGTCGAGAAGGACGGCCTGCTCGTCATCACCGGTGGCCCCACCCTGACCGATGATGACATTCGGGAACTGCGCCTTGGCAACCAGCGCTGA
- a CDS encoding PIN domain-containing protein produces the protein MTFGNCALATSAEILFDTSAAIALMLRDDPRHDTLREMTRHLTRGLAGHASAETYSVLTRLPGASRVTAPRAAEMIQRAFPNSVALDSHVSVRAVSILAESGIAGGAVYDGLVALAARESGIRLLSCDRRAVPTYQALGVDVKLV, from the coding sequence ATGACATTCGGGAACTGCGCCTTGGCAACCAGCGCTGAGATTCTGTTCGACACGAGTGCAGCGATCGCGCTGATGCTGAGGGATGATCCCCGCCACGACACCTTGCGTGAAATGACGCGCCATCTGACCCGCGGATTGGCCGGACATGCGTCGGCCGAGACGTATTCAGTGCTCACCAGGCTGCCAGGAGCATCCCGTGTGACAGCACCGAGGGCCGCGGAGATGATCCAGCGAGCCTTCCCGAATTCTGTCGCACTCGATTCCCACGTATCGGTCCGGGCCGTTTCGATTCTCGCCGAATCCGGTATCGCCGGCGGAGCCGTCTACGACGGGCTCGTCGCATTGGCCGCACGGGAGTCCGGAATCCGTCTGCTGTCCTGCGACCGACGCGCCGTTCCGACGTATCAGGCACTCGGAGTCGATGTGAAGCTCGTCTGA
- the argG gene encoding argininosuccinate synthase codes for MSKVLQSLPVGERVGIAFSGGLDTSVAVAWMRDKGAIPCTYTGDLGQPDEDDIESIPGRALEYGAEIARIVDAKTALVEEGFVALQCGAFHIRSGGKTYFNTTPLGRAVTGTMLVRAMKEDGVDIWGDGSTYKGNDIERFYRYGLLANPRLRIYKPWLDADFVTELGGRQEMSEWLVEHGFPYRDAAEKAYSTDANIWGATHEAKTLEHLNVSLETVDPIMCVKFWDQSVAIETEDVTVTFEAGRPVALNGVEYTDPVALVNEANTIGGRHGLGMSDQIENRIIEAKSRGIYEAPAMALLFIAYERLVNGILNEDTLATYHEQGRRLGRLMYEGRWLEPQSLMLRESIQRWVGLTISGTVTIRLRRGDDWTILDTVSPNLSYGPEKLSMERVGDAAFGPVDRIGQLTMRNLDIADSRSRLEQYASLGLVGGATGELVGRVTAGEASEITGSVEHGDDKLADAVDTASEGAAFDSGTD; via the coding sequence ATGTCCAAGGTCCTCCAGTCCCTGCCCGTCGGCGAGCGCGTCGGCATCGCCTTCTCCGGAGGACTCGACACCTCCGTCGCCGTCGCATGGATGCGCGACAAGGGCGCGATCCCCTGCACCTACACCGGCGACCTCGGCCAGCCCGACGAGGACGACATCGAGTCGATCCCCGGCCGCGCCCTCGAGTACGGCGCCGAGATTGCCCGCATCGTCGACGCGAAGACAGCTCTCGTCGAAGAGGGCTTCGTCGCGCTGCAGTGCGGCGCCTTCCACATCCGCTCCGGCGGCAAGACGTACTTCAACACCACTCCCCTCGGCCGCGCCGTCACGGGCACCATGCTCGTGCGCGCCATGAAGGAGGACGGCGTCGACATCTGGGGCGACGGCTCCACCTACAAGGGCAACGACATCGAGCGGTTCTACCGCTACGGACTGCTGGCCAACCCGCGCCTGCGCATCTACAAACCCTGGCTCGACGCCGACTTCGTCACCGAGCTCGGCGGACGCCAGGAGATGAGCGAATGGCTCGTCGAGCACGGCTTCCCGTACCGCGACGCCGCCGAGAAGGCGTACTCGACCGACGCCAACATCTGGGGCGCCACGCATGAGGCGAAGACCCTCGAGCACCTGAACGTCTCGCTCGAGACCGTCGACCCGATCATGTGCGTGAAGTTCTGGGACCAGTCGGTCGCGATCGAGACCGAAGACGTCACCGTCACGTTCGAGGCCGGCCGTCCGGTCGCCCTCAATGGCGTCGAGTACACCGATCCGGTCGCCCTGGTGAACGAGGCGAACACGATCGGCGGACGCCACGGCCTCGGCATGAGCGACCAGATCGAGAACCGCATCATCGAGGCCAAGTCACGCGGCATCTACGAGGCCCCGGCCATGGCGCTGCTCTTCATCGCCTACGAGCGCCTCGTCAACGGCATCCTGAACGAAGACACCCTCGCGACCTACCACGAGCAGGGCCGCCGCCTCGGCCGCCTCATGTACGAGGGACGCTGGCTCGAGCCGCAGTCGCTCATGCTGCGCGAGTCGATCCAGCGCTGGGTCGGCCTCACGATCTCCGGCACGGTCACGATCCGCCTGCGCCGCGGTGACGACTGGACGATCCTCGACACCGTCTCGCCGAACCTGTCATACGGCCCCGAGAAGCTGTCGATGGAGCGAGTCGGAGATGCCGCCTTCGGCCCCGTCGACCGCATCGGACAGCTCACCATGCGCAACCTCGACATCGCCGACTCGCGTTCGCGCCTCGAGCAGTACGCGAGCCTCGGCCTCGTCGGCGGCGCGACGGGCGAACTCGTCGGACGCGTCACCGCGGGCGAAGCATCCGAGATCACCGGCTCTGTCGAGCACGGCGACGACAAGCTGGCGGATGCCGTCGACACGGCGTCCGAGGGCGCGGCGTTCGACTCCGGCACCGACTGA
- a CDS encoding TetR/AcrR family transcriptional regulator has translation MTEPRAPRRDAQANRESILVAARTALAQDPNASVDLIARTAGLSRRALYGHFDDRSALIAELIRIGAQRFNAIAAQSLDDDTRIALAQLASRLWHEAAHIQTVTAIALDDAHVAETGTALGPLRRTVSELVERGRRTGTMRTDVPGDVLARLIEETARAVVRVDLIGPDAAATAVRAVLSIAGLSWREADALLAAHPEIVAAEVDA, from the coding sequence ATGACAGAACCTCGCGCACCCCGCCGCGACGCACAGGCCAACCGAGAGAGCATCCTGGTCGCCGCCCGCACCGCCCTCGCGCAGGACCCGAACGCATCAGTCGACCTGATCGCCCGTACTGCGGGACTCTCGCGTCGCGCGCTGTACGGACACTTCGACGACCGCTCAGCCCTGATCGCCGAGCTGATCCGCATCGGCGCGCAGCGCTTCAACGCGATCGCCGCGCAGTCGCTCGACGACGACACCCGCATCGCACTCGCCCAGCTCGCCTCCCGACTCTGGCACGAGGCCGCACACATCCAGACCGTCACCGCCATCGCACTCGACGATGCGCACGTTGCTGAGACGGGCACCGCGCTGGGGCCGCTGCGCCGAACCGTGTCGGAGCTCGTGGAGCGTGGGCGCCGCACCGGCACGATGCGCACCGATGTGCCCGGCGACGTACTCGCCCGACTCATCGAGGAGACCGCCCGTGCCGTCGTGCGCGTGGACCTGATCGGCCCGGATGCTGCGGCCACCGCCGTGCGCGCCGTACTGAGCATCGCCGGGCTCTCCTGGCGCGAAGCCGACGCACTGCTCGCCGCCCATCCAGAGATCGTCGCGGCAGAGGTCGACGCATGA